From a region of the Euwallacea similis isolate ESF13 chromosome 3, ESF131.1, whole genome shotgun sequence genome:
- the Atg2 gene encoding autophagy-related protein 2 homolog B has protein sequence MPWYDNLIPDYIKKNVCTCLIKRYLSKFIENEITRDQLNLDLYNGRATAERISLAVEALNELGETQNWPIEFVDGYIDKIHISIPWKSIFNNSTEIEICGLKVTVQPKQRKEDATSMFESMWNSMTSSIQLAEEFVKEAASKKESDNQSIEGIELFAQTIDTVARRIKIKLTDTIIQVEHLPKESEKGVGLLINIDCMEYYDDFSIENQNNVDTLDPSKQDSRKAYLVDSVTTKNVILKGIQLSTVEFSSGDRTVSRSLIREDSRESLKDDETFFETVETGSKETDSEPEITEEGCIRHVILCGKCFSNQEVKIRLKQSETNSGPKVAIELNLGSLVLFLSPRQFHILMELVDGFSSPDLEDNSNVNHKQPQPRPMTETDYERVEEQLGQLTGNRNFPGLGLLHGQGWSSGTLEESMDSEYLPMRGATSTMFDSAMSGFSSSMDSSVSSSMISSATDAASLLRRKAISNIDSDPTAEISHFQVRIAVLAVILLHEDLLVQSSSNEKALVWQMQSLAEKFFNGIDMSTFIGVVSEGFENVHKAFEKACNLNHLKLLASPLKLEGNETTTSSAFSIAGSLTASKFELSECLYSGGFKHIPIIKFKSPQSANIPSTARANLGLKFKHVQRAGKSLGRKGGPKTEVSVHLDQCSTEFDLSIVDRIACLLFHPPVCGGRQDLSNLCPVLGEPIVRALHDFKISCPVFNFNIRFPIPDFRPATDMSKPPWWERNVRSDFISLVLYNANFHTQFQTGQNFSQFDVDCKELGIFYHESELAGGVHIARAGFEDKPLSSMQNPNLLTKLSIKVFPQKVDDEEEAIMDPMTHSFYGAFENQGNPDPGPFGAKKVVHKSDTPHKNVQKDASEEQVIPGDNTELESFVKSTVSNAQILVEVSLPAVSVQLESKHIYELIYNRISNDLLLWEPQAPRPSTSKSPVLVQFGDLALEQNYVLANSGFHYESESDSSDEDITSKVFHSAYDRYRNKFKHTIKDANQSRHKKNSSQSAFVLWLNIEEGLVSLNPPVRDISGNVIPGQQGELALHVNHATMFIVSGYKGDKDLGYVCVQVGDAQLYHCDIQPTPNTSASLKDADALLGNHLFPTIYKSDQKSFTSSTSRGGDREMFTVALKIQANHETHHVKVITVSLGLNRATLRHKMGSSWISHLIDYFNVTDYPLQGYVPKDVLTELHLHIWDCIIDYRPLHLPLRSAISIGSFSISSHLTAAANTSTLTMIFEDCGLFLSEKAPPKDGVPSQTKVDLQKDYVNVIEIALFEISIKTTDKQSGINPHIDLRTSINMLNIRTCSDSGRALFQLLTYYINDGDLTVTAQHQQQTESNSSSPHKVMEDELLSLEQDDCSISKSQQEHISELLEEAMEETTTTGEMESAYLSTGAKLFYFPDEKETLQELPNHIIPQVTTDLGDINVYHFGSGNDQNVDEDFCFIGDDAILPQNGSPEITWFSQDVKIIENYMAKPDGKRDILAPPKNFPTPTSRYTLCDMSIVWQMYGGNDFKAQKKEEGSKKEVRFADKQLGDTVTFSNKDHSRVNFTKPKNDRTRNLSWIQKGGLNRDHSVLMELQLSKVRFSHEVYPDTSKQASRQVLSVFNVEVRDRLASSQINKFLYHYSSHALPKQSHSNMVLIKALHSRPDPKVNQQECDLKISLLPIRLNIDQDALFFMVNFFKELGGETVEEPCTEGLKDSPLQSLQSIQSHKPPIMTTSIDSEREIEQKAKEVVTENLILLESRYHTEEVKEESNASHISPSDSAPIYFRHVEFSKDVLIRLDYIGKRVDMSHGSIAGLLMGLAYLKCSEITLKRIVYRHGLLGFNKLIAFLLQEWIADIKKNQLSTILGGVGPMKAVLQLFQGVWDLFWLPIEQYQKDGRIVRGLQRGANSFTTSTAMAALELTSRLIYFIQYTAETAYDMLSPGPSLRTRRMQAQRKNRKKRYHQPQDIREGITNACMAVKEGLGETADNIVQVATIEKEQKGISGAVGAVMRQIPPTIVKQIIIVSDATNNLIEGVQSQLVPDARKEANEKWLSDS, from the exons ATGCCGTGGTACGACAACCTAATACCGGACTATATAAAGAAGAATGTGTGCACTTGCTTGATCAAGCGCTACTTGAgtaaattcattgaaaatgaaataactcGGGACCAACTCAACTTGGACTTGTATAATGGTCGGGCCACTGCTGAAAGAATCAGCCTTGCTGTCGAG GCCCTTAATGAACTGGGTGAAACTCAGAACTGGCCCATTGAATTTGTGGATGGCTACATCGACAAAATCCACATTAGCATCCCCTGGAAGTCAATTTTCAACAACTCcactgaaattgaaatatgtggCTTGAAAGTCACTGTTCAACCAAAGCAGAGAAAGGAGGATG CCACCTCTATGTTCGAGTCCATGTGGAACTCTATGACAAGCTCCATTCAATTAGCAGAAGAGTTTGTCAAGGAGGCTGCCTCTAAGAAGGAGAGTGATAATCAGTCCATTGAAGGAATTGAGCTTTTTGCACAAACTATTGATACAG TTGCCCGAAGGATTAAAATTAAGCTAACTGATACAATAATCCAAGTGGAGCATCTCCCCAAAGAAAGTGAGAAGGGCGTGGGTTTACTTATCAACATAGACTG CATGGAATATTACGACGACTTCAGCATAGAAAACCAAAACAATGTCGACACTTTAGACCCCTCCAAACAAGACTCCAGAAAAGCTTATCTTGTAGACTCAGTTACAACTAAAAACGTGATTTTAAAAGGCATTCAACTGTCCACAGTGGAATTCTCCAGTGGAGACAGAACAGTATCTAGATCCCTAATTCGAGAAGATAGCCGAGAGTCCTTGAAAGACGACGAGACGTTCTTTGAGACTGTTGAGACTGGAAGTAAAGAAACTGATTCTGAGCCAGAAATTACTGAAGAAGGCTGCATTAGGCATGTTATTCTCTGCGGAAAATGCTTCAGTAACCAAGAGGTGAAAATCCGGCTGAAACAGTCTGAAACCAATAGCGGCCCCAAGGTGGCTATTGAGCTGAATTTGGGTTCTTTAGTGCTATTTCTGTCTCCGAGACAGTTTCACATTTTAATGGAGCTGGTAGACGGGTTTTCTAGTCCGGATTTGGAAGACAACAG TAATGTAAATCATAAGCAACCTCAGCCTAGACCAATGACTGAAACAGATTATGAAAGGGTGGAGGAACAACTGGGGCAGTTAACAGGCAATAGGAACTTTCCAGGTTTGGGGCTATTGCACGGACAAGGGTGGTCGTCGGGAACTTTAG AAGAAAGTATGGATAGCGAGTATCTCCCAATGCGGGGTGCCACTAGCACCATGTTTGACAGCGCTATGAGCGGTTTCAGTAGCTCAATGGATTCTAGCGTCAGCTCTAGCATGATCAGTTCGGCCACTGATGCCGCTTCACTGCTAAGAAGAAAAG CAATCAGCAACATCGATTCAGACCCCACAGCCGAAATTTCCCACTTCCAAGTGCGCATCGCAGTTCTCGCTGTGATTTTGCTGCATGAAGATTTGCTAGTGCAATCCTCAAGCAATGAAAAAGCTCTAGTTTGGCAAATGCAGTCTCTAGCCGAAAAGTTCTTTAATGGCATCGATATGAGTACATTTATCGGGGTGGTTAGTGAGGGGTTTGAGAACGTTCACAAAGCATTTGAGAAGGCTTGCAATTTGAACCATTTAAA GCTGCTTGCTTCACCTTTGAAGCTCGAAGGCAATGAAACGACAACCTCCAGTGCCTTTTCAATTGCCGGCAGTTTAACCGCTTCGAAATTTGAGCTCTCCGAGTGTCTGTACAGTGGGGGCTTCAAGCACATTCcaataattaagtttaaatcACCTCAAAGTGCCAATATTCCGAGTACTGCTAGGGCTAACTTGGGGCTCAAGTTCAAGCATGTGCAGCGGGCCGGTAAGAGTTTGGGCAGAAAGGGAGGACCCAAGACTGAAGTATC GGTGCATCTTGATCAGTGCTCAACGGAGTTTGACCTCTCAATTGTGGATCGAATTGCCTGCCTTTTATTCCACCCTCCAGTTTGCGGAGGAAGGCAAGATCTATCTAACTTGTGTCCAGTGCTTGGCGAACCTATCGTCAGAGCTTTGCACGATTTTAAGATATCTTGtccagtttttaatttcaatatacG TTTTCCCATCCCAGACTTTAGACCAGCTACAGACATGAGCAAACCTCCTTGGTGGGAGCGGAATGTGCGTAGTGATTTTATATCTCTGGTGCTCTACAACGCTAACTTTCACACACAATTCCAAACTGGTCAGAATTTCAGTCAATTTGATGTCGACTGCAAGGAGTTGGGCATATTTTACCATGAAAGCGAGCTTGCTGGAGGGGTGCATATAGCCCGTGCAGGGTTTGAGGATAAACCTTTAAGTTCTATGCAAAATCCCAATTTGCTTACCAA GTTGTCCATTAAGGTGTTTCCCCAAAAGGTGGACGATGAAGAGGAAGCGATTATGGACCCCATGACGCACTCTTTCTATGGTGCTTTTGAGAACCAGGGAAATCCTGATCCTGGGCCTTTTGGTGCTAAAAAGGTTGTGCACAAAAGCGACACTCCTCATAAAAACGTACAAAAGG ATGCTTCTGAGGAACAAGTCATCCCAGGAGACAACACCGAATTGGAATCTTTTGTAAAATCCACAGTGTCGAATGCTCAAATCTTAGTTGAAGTTAGTCTGCCAGCTGTGTCAGTGCAATTGGAGTCCAAGCACATTTACGAGTTGATTTACAATAGGATAAGTAACGATTTGCTGTTGTGGGAGCCTCAGGCGCCCAGGCCCAGTACAAGCAAAAGCCCTGTGCTGGTTCAGTTCGGGGATTTAGCGCTGGAGCAGAATTACGTGCTGGCGAACAGCGGATTTCATTATG agtCAGAGAGCGATTCCAGTGACGAAGACATCACAAGTAAGGTCTTCCACTCTGCATATGACAGATACCGCAATAAGTTTAAACACACAATAAAGGACGCTAATCAAAGCAGGCACAAAAAAAACAGTAGTCAGAGTGCTTTTGTACTTTGGCTGAATATTGAGGAAGGACTGGTCAGTTTGAACCCACCAGTTCGGGATATTTCTGGAAACGTTATTCCAG gCCAACAAGGGGAGCTGGCGCTCCATGTGAACCACGCCACTATGTTCATTGTAAGCGGCTACAAGGGTGATAAAGACTTGGGTTATGTATGTGTTCAAGTTGGTGACGCTCAACTATACCATTGTG ATATTCAACCCACGCCAAATACGAGCGCGTCTTTAAAAGACGCAGATGCACTCCTTGGGAATCATCTATTTCCCACCATTTATAAGTCGGATCAGAAAAGCTTCACCTCGTCGACGAGTAGGGGTGGGGATCGCGAAATGTTCACCGTAGCACTTAAAATTCAGGCCAACCATGAAACGCACCATGTCAAG GTTATCACGGTTTCTCTCGGTCTTAATCGGGCGACTTTGCGGCACAAAATGGGCAGTTCCTGGATTTCGCACCTCATCGATTATTTTAACGTCACCGATTATCCCCTGCAAGGCTACGTGCCCAAAGACGTGCTCACAGAGCTTCATTTGCACATTTGGGATTGCATCATTGATTATAG GCCTCTTCATTTGCCCCTTCGGTCGGCTATTTCAATTGGAAGCTTTAGCATATCCAGTCACTTAACTGCAGCTGCGAATACCTCAACTTTGACCATGATTTTCGAGGATTGTGGCCTGTTTTTGAGCGAAAAGGCCCCACCTAAAGACGGCGTTCCTTCGCAGACTAAAGTGGATCTACAAAAGGACTATGTCAATGTTATCGAAATTGCCCTGTTTGAGATCAGCATCAAAACCACAGATAAG CAAAGCGGCATCAATCCACATATCGATCTGCGCACCTCCATCAACATGCTTAACATCAGAACATGTTCGGACAGCGGTCGTGCCCTCTTCCAGTTGTTAACGTATTACATTAACGACGGTGATTTGACAGTTACGGCTCAACACCAGCAGCAAACTGAATCGAATTCGTCAAGTCCCCACAAGGTAATGGAGGACGAGTTACTGAGCCTGGAACAGGATGATTGTAGTATCAGTAAGAGTCAACAGGAGCATATTAGTGAGTTGCTAGAGGAGGCGATGGAGGAGACTACGACAACTGGCGAGA TGGAATCGGCGTATCTCTCAACAGGCGCCAAACTCTTCTATTTCCCAGATGAGAAGGAAACGCTACAGGAACTGCCAAACCATATTATTCCTCAAGTGACCACCGATTTAGGAGATATTAATGTATACCATTTCGGCAGTGGCAACGACCAAAATGTCGACGAAGATTTTTGCTTCATCGGTGACGACGCCATATTACCACAAAACGGCAGTCCCGAAATTACGTGGTTTAGTCAAGACGTTAAAATCATCGAGAATTATATGGCGAAACCTGACGGAAAACGAg ACATTTTAGCTCCTCCGAAGAACTTCCCGACTCCCACATCTCGCTATACTCTTTGCGATATGTCGATAGTATGGCAAATGTACGGGGGCAACGATTTTAAGGCTCAAAAAAAAGAAGAGGGTAGCAAAAAGGAAGTCAGATTTGCGGATAAACAACTGGGAGACACCGTCACCTTTTCGAACAAGGATCACAGCCGCGTAAACTTCACCAAACCTAAAAACGATCGTACTAGGAATTTATCTTGGATTCAAAAAGGAGGCCTAAATCGAGATCATTCGGTATTGATGGAGTTGCAGTTGAGTAAG GTTAGGTTCAGTCATGAGGTATATCCAGATACCAGCAAGCAGGCCTCTAGACAAGTCCTGTCGGTGTTCAATGTAGAGGTTAGGGATAGATTAGCGTCTAGCCAGATTAATAAGTTCCTTTACCATTATTCTAGTCATGCGCTACCCAAGCAGTCGCATTCAAACATG GTGTTAATTAAGGCTTTACATTCGAGGCCAGACCCTAAGGTAAATCAGCAGGAATGCGATTTGAAGATATCCTTGTTACCCATTAGATTGAACATTGATCAGGATGCCCTGTTTTTCATGGTCAACTTCTTCAAGGAATTGGGTGGGGAAACAGTGGAGGAACCCTGTACTG AAGGCCTTAAAGACAGTCCACTTCAGTCACTACAATCCATTCAGTCGCATAAGCCGCCAATAATGACTACATCAATTGATAGTGAAAGAGAAATCGAACAAAAGGCCAAGGAAGTGGTGACCGAAAATTTGATTCTATTAGAGAGCAGATATCACACTGAAGAAGTCAAGGAGGAATCCAATGCTTCCCATATTTCACCTAGTGACTCGGCTCCCATTTATTTCAG GCACGTAGAATTTTCTAAAGACGTGCTGATCCGTCTAGATTACATCGGCAAACGGGTGGATATGAGCCACGGCTCAATTGCTG gcCTTCTAATGGGACTCGCATACCTAAAGTGTTCAGAAATTACACTGAAGCGAATCGTCTACCGACACGGTCTACTAgggtttaataaattaattgcgtTTTTGCTACAAGAATGGATAGCagatataaagaaaaatcaattgtCTACCATATTAGGAGGTGTGGGTCCTATGAAAGCTGTTTTGCAGTTGT TCCAGGGGGTGTGGGATTTGTTTTGGCTTCCCATTGAACAGTACCAGAAGGACGGTAGAATTGTTCGCGGGTTACAACGGGGTGCCAATAGTTTTACTACCTCTACGGCCATGGCAGCCTTGGAGTTGACCAgcagattaatttattttatacaa TACACTGCAGAAACAGCTTATGACATGCTCTCTCCTGGTCCGAGCCTACGTACTAGACGCATGCAAGCCCAGCGTAAAAACCGCAAGAAGCGCTACCATCAACCTCAAGATATCAGGGAAGGGATAACCAACGCTTGCATGGCAGTCAAAGAA GGTTTAGGTGAGACTGCTGACAATATCGTGCAAGTGGCGACAATCGAGAAGGAGCAGAAGGGCATAAGCGGGGCCGTGGGTGCGGTGATGCGTCAAATTCCTCCTACCATAGTCAAGCAGATTATTATCGTCTCAGACGCCACCAACAACCTCATTGAAGGGGTACAAAGTCAGCTAGTTCCGGATGCCAGGAAGGAAGCCAATGAAAAGTGGCTGAGCGATTCATAG
- the LOC136419691 gene encoding uncharacterized protein has protein sequence MDEFVSDFVKFLSSTVIVRIMSQPHFATEILLGIAVCIVQFLLIIEINTLVRRTNARAAARFRVKYPIKEIENGSSRSLVAIKTGTQTFRDKSDIYQRTTQTYSLMNPRERFCSGGKNFGWAPFKGDSKTKHRFSDRVEHLLSITPSEYVRRELKSREQLLRSPLPPLLKRALSSEENNCNITSKTEIHRNLNSLKENLELQLATAQIKNLTSASLQKLIEKTALNRILKVPLFYPEQLMTSMIGCPHVRCLKNKTDTRAIRRNYNEEDHEEVAARWFALKSSDSLSEIYRKKIHSAS, from the exons ATGGATGAATTTGTTTCAGATTTTGTGAAATTCCTATCCAGCACCGTCATTGTTCGCATTATGTCCCAGCCGCATTTCGCCACAGAGATCCTTTTGGGCATAGCAGTCTGCATCGTTCAGTTCCTACTCATAATCGAGATCAACACTTTAGTAAGGAGGACTAATGCTAGAGCAGCGGCCAGATTCCGAGTGAAATATCcaataaaag AAATCGAAAACGGTTCTTCCCGCAGCTTGGTCGCCATAAAGACCGGCACGCAAACGTTCCGCGATAAATCGGACATTTACCAGAGAACCACGCAGACCTACAGCCTAATGAATCCAAGGGAGAGGTTCTGCAGTGGAGGCAAGAACTTCGGATGGGCCCCATTTAAAGGGGATTCGAAGACGAAGCATAGGTTTTCAGATAGA GTAGAGCACCTTCTTTCAATCACCCCTTCTGAATACGTGAGACGTGAGCTCAAAAGTCGAGAACAACTCTTGCGTTCCCCTCTCCCGCCCCTGCTTAAAAGAGCATTGAGCAGCGAAGAAAACAACTGCAACATCACGTCCAAGACCGAGATCCATAGGAATCTCAACAGCCTCAAAGAAAACCTCGAGCTTCAGTTGGCCACTGCTCAAATCAAAAATCTTACCTCGGCCAGTTTACAGAAGCTTATTGAAAAGACCGCCCTGAATCGCATCTTGAAAGTTCCACTTTTTTATCCTGAGCAGTTGATGACTTCGATGATTGGATGTCCACATGTGAGATGTTTGAAGAACAAGACTGACACGAGAGCAATAAGGAGAAATTATAATGAAGAAGATCATGAAGAGGTTGCCGCTCGATGGTTCGCGCTTAAGTCTAGTGACTCGCTGAGTGAGATATATAGGAAGAAGATCCACAGTGCTTCATAA
- the LOC136420107 gene encoding uncharacterized protein, translating into MRLKVIVRVRPLSQREKQSGGQHVVSVENGSNIAVTNVKVPEQHAGDSRERVRRFAFDYCLSEDANQDQVFETVEEIVGTSLRNRNHSCVLAYGQTSSGKTHTMMGFPHDPGLTPRLCHHIFKYFEDGALSIEAMKVSVSYLEIYNEKVADLLSDIEKKGQERPLRVREHPKRGPYVEGLSQHLVTTDTELLERLEAGTNRRRVGFTATNPRSSRSHSVFSVSSDDGVKLHLVDLAGNERAGSRGYGPNRFREGANINKSLVALGNVISTLADYSRGFAHSRNKFVPYRDSVLTWLLKDTLQGNSNTVMVATVSPSSQCYSETVNTLRFGQRAKLIVYKPVIVEDSKERTIRELRAEIAQLRDLLMLSSLPRQREFETSQEDYQVLISKSDTLVPIMNVETSQKTKKVDRSYSIDTDNKSFSSQESLQSPKHGTSSSASSARRMSSGSSGPPSVQPKQTALSLKRQSLNRSSPLLKTITQKKLMPEKNFADRGVVTELSGVKKSERKQAQIASNDKPRAQIVAAVTSRLYNKVKKQDIGTSTENLPAAKELSICSNARNRLRELTQKALKAHRSRNEETQTELFPVLRVKEAATDCLDLKVELCEVKDVATSMENCGKDVAIECTLLNQFIEGTLRDVLIVTRSCGIQTISSEDKMSFTKYLLADKNPIFTEAVNINISHNYASSNQSEDSLEGLVSFPTPDLISNHNSLEPCQEKVADIAQVNFETANYIPAEKVCASTARVLTEPEHREKINNVEVLTTHALQGFIQDCKDTCKSLPDFCPNFAKAKLSRQPENYSRSRAFNTQTHFDHVRSSSSSSNSSSLSNIPDSLDYHLANQKKVQFSRKTLQKSDRLMNAMKEFLQEAKLLMTNLSRAGASHCQQPHLDDFDIQVTLNDVSGLDNLPRKRKKKLKSTQTCPMTTSSSSQTSLFGDTPLNKYEALLEDSCKRLEEKINKPPRSWQISIASEDFEDELLFEKPRYNPWDLSNVEVEDSSLESQPVTFSDYGSLPRKTHKRQRTPTCSPSAFLKQLTQMRRQIIENSREELMVQSCSK; encoded by the exons ATGCGGTTGAAGGTGATTGTACGCGTTCGGCCCCTTTCACAAAG ggAGAAGCAGAGTGGTGGTCAGCACGTGGTGTCCGTGGAGAATGGCAGCAATATCGCAGTGACTAATGTAAAG gtcCCCGAACAACATGCAGGAGACAGTAGGGAAAGGGTGCGCAGATTTGCCTTTGATTATTGCCTTTCAGAGGACGCGAATCAAGACCAA gtttttgagACAGTGGAAGAAATCGTTGGCACCTCGTTGAGAAACCGCAACCACTCCTGTGTTTTGGCCTATGGACAGACATCATCAGGAAAAACGCATACTATGATGGGGTTCCCACACGACCCGGGGTTGACGCCGCGCTTGTGCCACCACATCTTCAAATATTTCGAAGATGGTGCTTTGAGCATCGAAGCCATGAAGGTGTCTGTGAG ttactTAGAAATTTACAACGAAAAGGTAGCTGATCTATTAAGCGACATCGAAAAGAAGGGTCAGGAGAGACCATTAAGGGTGCGGGAGCATCCAAAAAGAGGTCCCTATGTTGAAG GTCTTTCTCAGCACCTCGTGACAACTGACACAGAGCTACTCGAGCGCCTTGAGGCGGGAACCAATAGACGCCGCGTGGGGTTCACCGCCACCAACCCCCGGTCTAGTAGGAGTCACTCCGTTTTTTCCGTGTCCAGCGACGACGGAGTCAAGCTCCATCTGGTGGACTTGGCCGGCAACGAGAGGGCAGGAAGTCGCGGATACGGTCCGAATAGATTCCGAGAGGGCGCCAACATTAACAAGAGCTTAGTGGCTTTGGGCAACGTTATTTCGACTCTAG CGGACTATTCGAGAGGCTTTGCCCACTCAAGAAACAAATTCGTCCCTTACCGGGACTCGGTCCTTACATGGCTCCTCAAGGACACCCTCCAGGGAAACTCCAATACTGTAATGGTTGCTA cGGTTTCACCGTCCAGCCAGTGCTACAGTGAGACTGTCAATACCCTGCGATTCGGACAGCGCGCGAAACTCATCGTGTACAAGCCAGTAATCGTGGAAGACTCCAAAGAGCGCACCATTCGGGAGTTGAGAGCTGAAATTGCCCAGCTTAGGGACCTTTTAATGCTCTCCTCGTTGCCCCGTCAA AGAGAATTTGAAACTTCTCAAGAAGATTATCAAgtgttaatttcaaaatcagATACTTTAGTTCCTATAATGAACGTGGAAACTTCTCAGAAGACCAAGAAAGTTGATCGTTCCTACAGCATCGATACTGACAATAAAAGTTTCAGTTCGCAAGAATCCTTGCAGTCGCCGAAACATGGAACCTCTTCTTCGGCCAGTTCTGCTAGAAGAATGTCGAGCGGCAGCTCTGGACCACCCTCAGTGCAGCCCAAGCAAACAGCTTTATCCTTGAAGCGCCAGAGCCTCAACCGAAGTTCCCCTCTGCTAAAGACTATAACTCAAAAAAAACTGATGCCTGAAAAAAACTTCGCGGATCGAGGCGTAGTTACTGAGTTGTCGGGAGTTAAGAAATCGGAGCGAAAACAGGCACAGATCGCTTCAAATGATAAACCGAGAGCGCAAATTGTAGCTGCAGTCACCAGTCGCCTGtacaataaagttaaaaaacagGATATCGGGACTTCCACTGAGAATCTGCCTGCAGCCAAGGAGTTGTCAATTTGCAGCAATGCTAGAAATAGACTGAGGGAGCTAACGCAGAAGGCTTTGAAAGCTCACAGAAGCAGGAATGAGGAGACTCAGACTGAACTGTTTCCAGTTTTGCGGGTCAAAGAGGCGGCAACTGATTGCTTGGATTTGAAAGTGGAACTTTGCGAAGTGAAAGATGTTGCTACTTCCATGGAGAATTGTGGGAAAGATGTTGCAATCGAGTGCACTTTACTTAATCAATTTATAGAGGGCACTCTCAGAGACGTTTTAATTGTTACCCGAAGCTGTGGAATTCAGACGATTTCATCTGAGGATAAAATGTCCTTTACCAAGTATTTGCTCGCCGACAAAAACCCAATCTTCACGGAAGCGGTCAACATCAACATTTCGCACAACTATGCCAGCAGTAACCAATCAGAGGATAGTTTGGAAGGTCTCGTGTCCTTCCCCACGCCAGATTTAATTAGTAATCACAACTCATTGGAGCCTTGTCAAGAGAAAGTGGCCGACATTGCtcaggtaaattttgaaactgcaAATTATATACCTGCAGAGAAAGTATGCGCCAGTACCGCTAGAGTTTTGACGGAGCCCGAGcatagagaaaaaataaacaacgtGGAAGTGCTAACTACACATGCTCTGCAAGGTTTCATTCAAGACTGCAAGGATACATGCAAATCTCTCCCAGACTTTTGTCCCAACTTCGCGAAAGCAAAGTTATCCAGACAGCCAGAAAATTACAGTAGAAGTCGCGCATTTAACACTCAAACTCACTTTGATCATGTACGCAGTAGCAGCAGCAGCAGTAACTCTTCATCTTTGAGCAACATCCCCGATTCTCTAGACTACCACCTGGCGAATCAGAAAAAAGTGCAATTCTCCCGCAAAACGTTACAAAAAAGCGACCGCCTTATGAATGCCATGAAGGAATTTTTGCAAGAGGCCAAGTTGCTCATGACAAATTTAAGCCGCGCAGGTGCCAGTCACTGTCAGCAGCCCCATCTGGATGATTTTGATATACAAGTGACGTTGAACGATGTGTCAGGCTTGGACAACTTACCGCGTAAGCgaaaaaagaaactgaaatCCACTCAAACATGCCCTATGACTACGTCATCATCCTCGCAAACCTCCCTATTTGGCGACACACCATTAAACAAATACGAAGCGCTGCTGGAGGATTCCTGTAAAAGACTCGAAGAGAAAATCAACAAACCGCCACGGTCATGGCAAATCAGTATCGCTTCTGAAGATTTTGAAGATGAATTACTGTTCGAAAAGCCCAGGTACAATCCTTGGGACTTGAGCAATGTGGAGGTGGAGGATTCCAGTTTGGAGAGTCAGCCGGTGACGTTTTCGGACTACGGAAGTTTACCGAGGAAAACACACAAAAGACAGAGAACGCCCACGTGCAGTCCGAGTGCATTTTTGAAGCAGCTGACTCAGATGAGGAGGCAGATAATTGAGAATTCGAGGGAAGAGTTGATGGTGCAAAGTTGCAGCAAATAG